TCGCCGACGCCCCTTTCATACACCCGCAGCGCCAGCCGCCGCTCGTCCAGGCGCTGCATGAACCCGGCGTTGACGCCCTCCGGAAAGCACTGGTGCACCTGCATCTGCGCGCCGACCTCCGCCACCGGAAAGTCGTCAAGCCGCGCCACCTCGGTCACCGCGTGCGGATTGCCGAACGACAGCACGCCGAAAAGCAGGCGGTGGCCGCCGACATCCAAATGGCACGCATGCACATCACCGTCGCACGCGAAAGGAATCCGCGCGGCGTCGAAAACCGGCTCGCCCATGCCGACGCAAACCCGGCCGTCGCCGCGCACCCGCATCTCAACAACGCGCCCGGCGGTGCGCGCGCGCAGCGTCGTCTTGTCGGTCAGCCCGCGCGCGCGGACAAACTGCGCGAAGCAGCGCGCGCCGTTGCCGCACTGCGCCACCTCGCCGCCGTCGGCGTTGAAAATGCGGTAGCCGAAATCCACATCGTCCGCCGGCGGCGCCTCGACCAGCAGCAACTGGTCAAAGCCGACGCCGGTGCGGCGGTCGGCCAGCGCCCGCACCCGCGCGGCGTCCGGCTCAAACGGGCGCCGCACCGCGTTGACGATCATGAAGTCGTTGCCAAGCGCGTGCATTTTTGCGAACTCAAGTGTCATCGGGGCCATCGGGAAATCGTCGGGCGGCGGCGGGAAAATCGTTGCCGGACTGCGCGAATTATAACGGCAACCGCCGTCAGGCGACGGCCTCGATGCCCTTGTGCGGCAGGAAGATGCCGCAGCCGAGTTTCTGCTCGCCGCCCAGCCCGCGCTGCTGCAAACGAACGGCGTCGCCGAACGCGAGGCCGCTGACCATCAGACTGCAAACGGCAATCTCGCGCTCGGGCGTGCGGATGACATGGCCGCGCCCGCCCATCATCCGCGACGCGCTGACGCCGGCGCCCGCGAGTTGCGCCGCGGCCTGTTCCAGAAAGGCGTTCTCGCCGCCGGCGGCGGGCGCCGGCAGATGGCGCGAGAACAGCGTCGTCTCGCTGCTCAGCGGGCGCACATTGGCGGCGCCGACGCGCACCTCGTAACCGGAAACATCCAGCCGCGCGCCTTGCAACGCGCGCGCGTCGGCAAAGCGCTCGCGCGGCAGCCGCAGGCACAGCCGCGCGCGCCGCGACAGATGAATCTCGTCGCTGCCGCGCTGCGGGCGTTCCCAGCCGTTGCCGGACTCGGCGCCGTGTATCGAATGCACCGCCGCGCGCGGCTCGTCGTCCAGCCACGGCAGCGCCTGCGACAACGCCCGGTAAAGCGCCCACGCATGGTCCGCCGGCAGCAGGCGGCAGGTGATGCGGAAGTTCAGGTCGGCGATGTCGTCCGGCACGCGCGGCGCGGCGTCGGCGGCGCTTTCCTCTTGCCAGTGAAGGTTCATCGCGCGCCCCGCGCCGCCGCGCCGCGCCGTTGCCGGCCAGGCCTCATCGGGCGCTGCGGGCCGCCCGGCCCCGCTGTCGCTGTTGCCGCGCACGCGGCTGCACGCGGCGGTTCATGGAATATTGTCGGCGGAGGAGAAAGCGGCTTCAAGGCGCTCGGCCCAGTCGTCGGGCGTGTCCTCGAACGGCGGGCGCAAATCCATCTCGAAAAAAATCTCGCCCTGCCGCGCGCACCGCCGCACATATTCGACGAGTTGGCCGAAACTCGTCATGTCGTGGTTGCTCATCAGCACCTCGCTGACACTCAGCACGGCGCGCGCCCCATCAGCGAACGCCAGCCGCCGCCCTCGACGCGGTCGCGGTAGCGCGCGCGGTAGAGATGGCGCGCGTGCGCGGCGCCGTCCTCGAAGGCGGCGCGGTTGTGCAGCACATTGTTGCAAATCACGCCCTCGGACGCGGCCAGGCGGCGGCAAATGCGCCACTGCGCGGCCTCTTCCAGCACCTCGCCGAGGCGCGCCGCGGCGGCGCGGCATTCGGCGCGCCATTCCAGGTTGCGCGCGCGCGCCGAATAGCGCATCAGCAGCGCGCCGCCGGCGTCCACCGCAAACACCGGCACGCTGCGCGCCGGGCGCACGACGGCGCCGTTGTCCATGTTGGCCGGCAGCGTCATCGCCTGCGGGTGCATCAGTTGCTCGATGTGGCGGGGGTCGTCGTCGCGCAGCAGGATGTAGATCAGTTCGGGGTCGAGATAGTGGTTTTCGCCGCCGCGCCCCGCCGGGTGCAGGCAGTGCATCGAGAACGCGCGCACGGTGTCGCCCGGCTCGTTGTAATAGCCGTCGGTGTGCCAGTTCAGCGCCTTGTTCGTGTACGGAATGTAGCGGCTACCGGGCACCGCGGTGATGTGGCTGATGCGCGCGGCGTCGGCGCACGGGTTGCCGACCAGCGCGGCCAGCCCGATTTGCTCGCCGAGGCGCTTGAAGGCGGCGCGGTCGCGCGGCGCGCGGCGCGCGCGGTAAAAGCACAGGTTTGAGCGCCGGCAGTTGGCGATGATGGCGCCGCGCTCGGCGGCGGTCAGCGCCTGCGGGTCGCCGATGACGACGGTCAACTCCCGCGCCGAACGCGGCCTGGCCGCAAGTTTGCGCTCGCGCCAGCGCCGGTAGGCGGCGTCGTTGCCGGGCAGGAATGGCGAGTTTTCGGTCATGACAGGCGATAGTGTCGGAAATTGCCCCGTGCTTTGTCAATTCCGCCGCCCCGGGCCGCCCGCGCGCGGGCCGCCGCAAAGCCGCTGTACACAAGGCTTGCGCGCCCCGTCCGCGCCAATGTTATATGCCAATAGGCCAGTTTGATGGCGGGGCGCAGGGCCGTTATAATTCCGGGCCACCATGCGGCGGTTCTGCGCGCGCAGGGTGGCCGACAAACAGCCATGCACAACCGAATGATTTCACGGAGGATGCGATGACAAAGCAAACTCATCCGACGCCGATGTTGGACGAACTGGAGAAAGGCCCGTGGCCGAGTTTCATCTCGGGAATCAAGCGCCTTCGCGACCAGCACCCGGACGGGCGCGTCAGCGGCGTCGCCAACGACCTGCTGGGGCAACTTGAACACTCGTACGAAACGCGCAAGGGCTACTGGAAAGGCGGCACCGTCAGCGTCTTCGGCTACGGCAGCGGCATCATTCCGCGCTTCTCGGAAGTCGGCTCGGCGTTTCCCGCATCAAAGGAATTCCACACGCTCAGGGTGCAGCCGCCCGCCGGCAACTACTACACGACCGGCATGCTGCGCCAACTCGCCGAAAGTTGGGAGAAATGGGGTTCGGGCCTCGTCACTTTCCACGGCCAGACCGGCAACATCATGTTCATCGGCGCCTCCACCGAGAACACGCAGCACTTCTTCGACGACATCAACGAATACGGCTGGGACCTCGGCGGCGCCGGCCCGTGCGTGCGCACCGGGCAGTCGTGCGTCGGCTCGGCGCGCTGCGAACAGTCCAGCATTGACGAGATGCGGGTGCACCGCACGCTGCTGAACAACTTCACCGACGATGTGCACCGCCCGTCGCTGCCGTACAAGTTCAAGTTCAAGGTCTCGGGCTGCCCCAACGACTGCATGAATTCCATCGAGCGCTCCGACTTCGCCATCATCGGCACCTGGCGCGACGACATGAAGGTGGATCAGAAGGAAGTGAAGGAATATGTCGCCAAGAAGGGCCGCCAGTACATCGTGGACAATGTCATCGCGCGCTGCCCGACGAAGGCGCTGTCGCTGGCCGAAGACGACACGCTCGAGGTGGACAACCGCAACTGCGTGCGCTGCATGCACTGCCTGAATGTGATGCCGAAGGCGCTGTCGCCGGGCGACGACAAGGGCGCGACGCTGCTGCTGGGCGGCAAGCGCACGCTGAAAATCGGCGACCTGATGGGCACCGTCATCGTGCCGTTCATCAAACTGGAGACGCCGGAAGACTTCGAGCGCCTCGTCGAGATCGCCGAGAACACGATAGACTTCTGGGCCGAGAACGGCCTTGAGCACGAACGCTGCGGCGAGATGATCGAGCGCATCGGCCTCGTCAACTTCCTCGAGGGCATCGGCCTGGATGTGGACCCGAACATGATCACCGACCCGCGCACCAGTTCCTATGTCCGCACCGACGACTGGGAAGACGAAGCGGCGCGGTGGTTCGAGCACAAGCAATCGCGCCAGGCCGCCACCGCCTGAGCGGCGCACGGCGACACAGGCAACACCACAGACAACAGGCAAGACCATGGCAAAACAACACGACCGCGACCCGATTGAATCCGGCTGCCCCGACGGCCTTCAATACATGCACCCGGTGATGCGCCGCAACTACGGCAACTGGGCCTACCACGAAGACCCGCGCCCGGGCGTGCTCAAGCATGTCGCCCACGGCGGCGACGCCATCTGGACGGTGCGCGCCGGCACCCAGCGCATCCTCGATGTGTTCACGCTGCGAAAACTGTGCGACATCGGCGACCGCTACGCCGACGGCTATGTGCGCTTCACGATACGCAGCAACATCGAGTACATGGTCGGCGACGAGAGCAAGGTCATGCCGCTGATCAACGCGCTTGAAGACGCCGGCTTTGTCGTCGGCGGCACCAAGAACTCGGTGACGATGATCTCCCACACCCAGGGCTGGCTGCACTGCGACATCCCCGGCACCGACGCCTCCGGCGTCGTCAAGGCGATGATGGACGAACTGGTCGGCGAATTCAGAAACTGGAACATGCCGAACCGCGTCCACATCACCACCTCGTGCTGCCAGATCAACTGCGGCGGCCAGGGCGACATCGCAATCAATGTGCAGCACACCAAGCCGCCGAAGATCAACCACGACCTCGTGTCCAATGTCTGCGAGCGCCCGTCGGTGGTGGCGCGCTGCCCGGTGGCGGCGATACGCCCGGCCATCGTCAACGGCAAGCCGTCGCTTGAGGTGGACGAGAAGAAGTGCATCTGCTGCGGCGCCTGCTACCCGCCGTGCCCGCCGATGCAGATCAACGACCCGGAGCACACGAAACTGGCGATTTGGGTCGGCGGCAACCACTCGAACGCGCGCGGCAAGCCGACCTTCCAGAAACTGGTCGCCGCCGGCATCCCGAACAACCCGCCGCGCTGGCCGGAGGCGACCGCGGTCGTCAAGAAAATCCTCCAGACCTACAAGGAGGACGCCAAGGACTGGGAGCGAATCAACGACTGGATTGAGCGCATCGGCTGGCCGCGCTTTTTTGAACTGACCGAACTGCCGTTCACCAAGTACCACATCGACAACTGGCTCGGCGCCCGGCGCAGTCTCAACGCATCCACCCACATCCGCTTCTGACCGCCGCCGGCGCCGCCGATGAAACTGTCGCTGCTGGTCAACGAAGGCCCCTACACGCACCAGGCGTCGGACAGCGCCTACCGCTTCGCGCGCGCGGCGCTTGACAAGGGGCACGAGATTTACCGCGTGTTCTTCTACCACGACGGCGTCAACAACGGCACCCGCCTGGCGGTGCCGCCGCAGGACGACAGAAACCTGTCGCAACTGTGGTCGCAACTGGCCGCCGAGCACGAACTCGACCTGGTGCTGTGCGTCGCGGCGGCGCAGCGCCGCGGCCTGCTCGACGGCGACGAGGCCAAGCGCCACGGCAAGGACGCCGACAACATCGCGCCGGGCTTTCGCATCTCCGGGCTGGGGCAGTTAATCGAGGCCGGCATCCAGTCCGACCGGCTGGTGACCTTCGGCGACTGATGGACGACGCGAACGGCGGCGGCGGCGCCAACGGCGTCACCAAGAAGTTCATGTACATGAACCGCAAGGCGCCCTACGGCACCGTCTATGCGCTTGAATCGCTCGAGGTGGTGCTGATTGCGGCGGCGTTCGAGCAGGACATCAGCGTCGTCTTCGCCGACGACGGCGTCTATCAGTTGATGAAGGGCCAGGACACCGACGGCATCGGCATGAAGAATTTCTCGCCGGCCTACGCCGCGCTCGGCGACTACGACATCAACAAGATTTACATCGAGCGCGAGTCGCTCGAGGAACGCGGGCTGTCGCTCGACGACCTCCAGGCGCTGACCTGGGAGGACGAGGACGACGACTGGAAGGAGAAGAGTTCGCTGCACCTGGTCGGGCGCGACGAACTGGCGGCGCTGATCGCCGAACAGGACATCGTCCTGAGTTTCTGACGGGCCGCGCGCCATCCGCCGATGCTGCACATCGTCAACAAGTCGCCGTTCGAGCGCAACGCGCTGGCGACCTGCCTGCGCCTCGCCGCCGACGACAGCACGGTGCTGCTGATTGAGGACGGCGTCGTCGCGGCGGCGAACAACACGCGCTTCGGCGGCCTGCTCGCCGACGGCATGAAAAGAAACCTGAAATTTTTTGTGCTGTCGCACGACGCCGCGGCGCGCGGGCTGGCGCCGGAAAGGCTGGTGCCCGGCGTCGAAACGGTGGATTACGGCGGTTTTGTGGACTTGGTGACAAGCCACGATACTGTACAATCATGGCTGTAACGCCCTGAACCACAAGGGCCCAACGAGGAGGAAGAACCATGCCTTTGCAAATAGACGGAAAAACCTACGAGACCGACGAGGAGGGCTACCTTGCCAACCTCGGCGACTGGACGCCCGAACTGGCGACGGCGATGGCCACCGCCGACGGCGCCGACCTTGAGGACAATCACTGGGAAGTCATCAATTTTCTGCGTGAGTACTACGAGGAATACCAGATCGCGCCGGCGGTGCGGGTGCTGACCAAGGCCATCGGCAAGAAACTCGGCAAGGACAAGGGGAACAGCAAATACCTGTACGAACTGTTTCCCTACGGGCCGGCCAAACAGGCCTGCAAATACGCCGGGCTGCCGAAACCGACCGGCTGCGTCTGAGCCGGGCGCGATGCGGAACCGGCGGACGGCGCCGCGCCGCGCACAGCCGAACGGAAACCAAGATGTCGTTGCTGACGCTGTCCTACGCGGTGCTTTTCTACGCGGCGACCGCCGTGCTTGTCGGCGGCCTCGCGTGGCACATCTGGCTTTACCGGCGCGCGCCGGCGCCGCTGAAGATTCCGACGACGCCGGCGCCGACAACGCGGCGCGGCGTCGTCTGGCGCCTGTTCCGCGAAGTCGTTTTTTTCGAGAGCCTGTTCAAGTCCAGCAAATGGACCTGGCTGTTCGGGTGGCTGTTTCACTTCGGCCTGCTGCTGGTGCTGCTGCGCCACCTGCGCTACTTCACGCAGCCGGTGTGGGCGTGGGTCGGGTGGCTGCAACCCGTCGGCAAGTACGCGTCGCTGATGATGATCGCCGGCCTCGCCGGCCTGTGGCTGCGGCGCATCGCCGTGGACCGGGTGCGCTACATCTCGTCGCCGTCGGACCACCTGATGCTGCTGCTGCTGCTCGCCATCGGCGTCACCGGCGTGCTGATGACCTTTGTGTGGCCGGTTGACATCGTCTCAATGAAGGCGTTTTTCATCGGCCTGATGCGCCTCGACTGGCAGCCGCTGCCGCCCGACCCGCTGATGGCCGTGCACCTGGCGCTGGTGGCGGCGCTGATGGTGATTTTCCCGTTCAGCAAACTGCTGCATGTGCCGGGCTTGTTTTTCAGCCCGACGCGCAACCAGGCCGACAACCCGCGCCGCAAGCGCCATGTCGCGCCGTGGGCGGCCAAACTGGAGCGTTCCGGTGGCTGACGCGGCGTTCGAGACCCCGGCGTTTCGCGAATACCGCGTCATCCCGAAACTGCGCGAGGGCGCGATGGCGCACAGCCAACCGTTCGTCGCCAAGCCCGGCTTTCAGGAGCCGCTCGGCTTTCCCGGCGAACTGGTGGACGACTGGGAGCGCAAGGCGGTCGAGAAGATGGGCGAGTTGAACAAGAAATACCGCTCGCTTCAGGTGTTCCTCGACTCGTGCGTCAAGTGCGGCGCGTGCACCGACAAATGCCACTACTACCTCGGCACCACCGACCCCAACAACATGCCGGTCGCGCGCCAGGATTTGTACCGGAAGGTGTACCGGCGCTACTACACATTCGCCGGCAAACACTTCCCGTGGCTGGTCGGCGCGAAGGACATGACCAGGGATGTGCTCGACCAGTGGTACAGTTATTTTCACCAGTGCTCGCAGTGCCGCCGCTGCTCGGTGTACTGCCCCTACGGCATTGACACCGCCGAAATATCAATGGCGGCGCGCGAGGTGATGGACCATGTCGGCAAGGGCCAGAAGTACTGCAACGAGATCATCGGCAAGGTGCACGCCATCGGCAACAACCTCGGCCTGCCGGAACCGGCGCTGCGCGACACGCTCGAGGGGCTTGAGGAAGAGGTGCTCGAGGACACCGGCGAGCCGGTGCGCTTTCCGCTCGACGAGAAAGGCGCCGATGTGCTGCTGGTGACGCCGTCGGCGGACTTCTTCGCCGAGCCGCATGTGGACGGGCTGATCGGCTACGCCAAGGTGCTGCACAAGGCCGGCATCTCGTGGACCTTCAGTTCGCACGCGAGCGAGGCCGCCAACTTCGGCATGTTCATCGGCAACTACGAGAACATGCGCAAGATGGCGCTGCGCGTGCGCGAGGCGGCGCTTGAACTCGGCGTGCGCCGCATCGTCTTCGGCGAGTGCGGCCACGCCTGGCGCGTCGCCTACAGTTTCCTGAACACGCTGGCCGGGCCGTTCGACTTTCTCGACCCGGCGTGGCCGGTGCCGCAGCACATCTGCGAGGTGACCCACGGCCTGATACGCGACGGTCAGCTGCGGCTCGACCCGTCGCAGAACGACGACAAGGTCGTCACCTTCCACGACTCGTGCAACATCGCGCGCGCGTCGCGCATGGGCGGCGAGCCGGGCGGCCAGTTCACGATACCGCGCGAGATTCTGAAGGCGTGCTGCAACCATTTTCACGACATGCCGGCGGAGACGGTGCGCGAGGGCACCTACTGCTGCGGCGGCGGCGGCGGCCTGCTGACCGACGACCTCATTGAATTGCGCGTCAAGGGCGCGCTGCCGCGGATGGAGGCGCTGAAAGAGGTCGTCGAAGACTACGGCGTAACCCACATGGTCGCGATTTGCGCGATCTGCAAGAGCCAGTTCTCCAAGGTGCTGCCCTACTACGGGTTCACGATGGACCAGGTCATCAGCCTGCACGAACTGGTCGGCAATGCGCTGATGCCGGGCAGCGAGTCCGGCGACGACGACGAAGCCGGCGACGGCAAACCCCCGGAACAACAGGCGGCGTGACGGCGCCGCGCACAAGCAACCGACAGGAGCACACACCATGGCAACCGCCAAA
This genomic window from Gammaproteobacteria bacterium contains:
- the dapF gene encoding diaminopimelate epimerase; protein product: MTLEFAKMHALGNDFMIVNAVRRPFEPDAARVRALADRRTGVGFDQLLLVEAPPADDVDFGYRIFNADGGEVAQCGNGARCFAQFVRARGLTDKTTLRARTAGRVVEMRVRGDGRVCVGMGEPVFDAARIPFACDGDVHACHLDVGGHRLLFGVLSFGNPHAVTEVARLDDFPVAEVGAQMQVHQCFPEGVNAGFMQRLDERRLALRVYERGVGETAACGSGACAAAVVAAHWELASMPVEVQLPGGALEVSRGDGGVELSGPCEHVYDGVLAW
- the cas6 gene encoding type I-MYXAN CRISPR-associated protein Cas6/Cmx6 — translated: MNLHWQEESAADAAPRVPDDIADLNFRITCRLLPADHAWALYRALSQALPWLDDEPRAAVHSIHGAESGNGWERPQRGSDEIHLSRRARLCLRLPRERFADARALQGARLDVSGYEVRVGAANVRPLSSETTLFSRHLPAPAAGGENAFLEQAAAQLAGAGVSASRMMGGRGHVIRTPEREIAVCSLMVSGLAFGDAVRLQQRGLGGEQKLGCGIFLPHKGIEAVA
- a CDS encoding sulfur relay protein DsrC; translation: MLSVSEVLMSNHDMTSFGQLVEYVRRCARQGEIFFEMDLRPPFEDTPDDWAERLEAAFSSADNIP
- a CDS encoding TauD/TfdA family dioxygenase — its product is MTENSPFLPGNDAAYRRWRERKLAARPRSARELTVVIGDPQALTAAERGAIIANCRRSNLCFYRARRAPRDRAAFKRLGEQIGLAALVGNPCADAARISHITAVPGSRYIPYTNKALNWHTDGYYNEPGDTVRAFSMHCLHPAGRGGENHYLDPELIYILLRDDDPRHIEQLMHPQAMTLPANMDNGAVVRPARSVPVFAVDAGGALLMRYSARARNLEWRAECRAAAARLGEVLEEAAQWRICRRLAASEGVICNNVLHNRAAFEDGAAHARHLYRARYRDRVEGGGWRSLMGRAPC
- the dsrA gene encoding dissimilatory-type sulfite reductase subunit alpha, with protein sequence MTKQTHPTPMLDELEKGPWPSFISGIKRLRDQHPDGRVSGVANDLLGQLEHSYETRKGYWKGGTVSVFGYGSGIIPRFSEVGSAFPASKEFHTLRVQPPAGNYYTTGMLRQLAESWEKWGSGLVTFHGQTGNIMFIGASTENTQHFFDDINEYGWDLGGAGPCVRTGQSCVGSARCEQSSIDEMRVHRTLLNNFTDDVHRPSLPYKFKFKVSGCPNDCMNSIERSDFAIIGTWRDDMKVDQKEVKEYVAKKGRQYIVDNVIARCPTKALSLAEDDTLEVDNRNCVRCMHCLNVMPKALSPGDDKGATLLLGGKRTLKIGDLMGTVIVPFIKLETPEDFERLVEIAENTIDFWAENGLEHERCGEMIERIGLVNFLEGIGLDVDPNMITDPRTSSYVRTDDWEDEAARWFEHKQSRQAATA
- the dsrB gene encoding dissimilatory-type sulfite reductase subunit beta, translating into MAKQHDRDPIESGCPDGLQYMHPVMRRNYGNWAYHEDPRPGVLKHVAHGGDAIWTVRAGTQRILDVFTLRKLCDIGDRYADGYVRFTIRSNIEYMVGDESKVMPLINALEDAGFVVGGTKNSVTMISHTQGWLHCDIPGTDASGVVKAMMDELVGEFRNWNMPNRVHITTSCCQINCGGQGDIAINVQHTKPPKINHDLVSNVCERPSVVARCPVAAIRPAIVNGKPSLEVDEKKCICCGACYPPCPPMQINDPEHTKLAIWVGGNHSNARGKPTFQKLVAAGIPNNPPRWPEATAVVKKILQTYKEDAKDWERINDWIERIGWPRFFELTELPFTKYHIDNWLGARRSLNASTHIRF
- the tusD gene encoding sulfurtransferase complex subunit TusD, which encodes MKLSLLVNEGPYTHQASDSAYRFARAALDKGHEIYRVFFYHDGVNNGTRLAVPPQDDRNLSQLWSQLAAEHELDLVLCVAAAQRRGLLDGDEAKRHGKDADNIAPGFRISGLGQLIEAGIQSDRLVTFGD
- the tusC gene encoding sulfurtransferase complex subunit TusC yields the protein MDDANGGGGANGVTKKFMYMNRKAPYGTVYALESLEVVLIAAAFEQDISVVFADDGVYQLMKGQDTDGIGMKNFSPAYAALGDYDINKIYIERESLEERGLSLDDLQALTWEDEDDDWKEKSSLHLVGRDELAALIAEQDIVLSF
- the tusB gene encoding sulfurtransferase complex subunit TusB; translation: MLHIVNKSPFERNALATCLRLAADDSTVLLIEDGVVAAANNTRFGGLLADGMKRNLKFFVLSHDAAARGLAPERLVPGVETVDYGGFVDLVTSHDTVQSWL
- a CDS encoding TusE/DsrC/DsvC family sulfur relay protein — encoded protein: MPLQIDGKTYETDEEGYLANLGDWTPELATAMATADGADLEDNHWEVINFLREYYEEYQIAPAVRVLTKAIGKKLGKDKGNSKYLYELFPYGPAKQACKYAGLPKPTGCV
- a CDS encoding respiratory nitrate reductase subunit gamma; amino-acid sequence: MSLLTLSYAVLFYAATAVLVGGLAWHIWLYRRAPAPLKIPTTPAPTTRRGVVWRLFREVVFFESLFKSSKWTWLFGWLFHFGLLLVLLRHLRYFTQPVWAWVGWLQPVGKYASLMMIAGLAGLWLRRIAVDRVRYISSPSDHLMLLLLLAIGVTGVLMTFVWPVDIVSMKAFFIGLMRLDWQPLPPDPLMAVHLALVAALMVIFPFSKLLHVPGLFFSPTRNQADNPRRKRHVAPWAAKLERSGG
- a CDS encoding (Fe-S)-binding protein, with the translated sequence MADAAFETPAFREYRVIPKLREGAMAHSQPFVAKPGFQEPLGFPGELVDDWERKAVEKMGELNKKYRSLQVFLDSCVKCGACTDKCHYYLGTTDPNNMPVARQDLYRKVYRRYYTFAGKHFPWLVGAKDMTRDVLDQWYSYFHQCSQCRRCSVYCPYGIDTAEISMAAREVMDHVGKGQKYCNEIIGKVHAIGNNLGLPEPALRDTLEGLEEEVLEDTGEPVRFPLDEKGADVLLVTPSADFFAEPHVDGLIGYAKVLHKAGISWTFSSHASEAANFGMFIGNYENMRKMALRVREAALELGVRRIVFGECGHAWRVAYSFLNTLAGPFDFLDPAWPVPQHICEVTHGLIRDGQLRLDPSQNDDKVVTFHDSCNIARASRMGGEPGGQFTIPREILKACCNHFHDMPAETVREGTYCCGGGGGLLTDDLIELRVKGALPRMEALKEVVEDYGVTHMVAICAICKSQFSKVLPYYGFTMDQVISLHELVGNALMPGSESGDDDEAGDGKPPEQQAA